A portion of the Drosophila sechellia strain sech25 chromosome 2R, ASM438219v1, whole genome shotgun sequence genome contains these proteins:
- the LOC6615533 gene encoding stress response protein NST1 isoform X5, with translation MMEWLPRGLPSIHAPIPICVPPKAGQKRPATSPAPHIPVPHHLQTPPGGGAGGLPGSSVANSPIPSSASGNALLNHALPSNHIGTPSPQQQHQHQQHQQQQQQHQAQQQAQQQAVAAAVQQQLAAGVGLPPGAIGAASASSRGSFAAALRTLAKQADIKEEDVGGDRSVPTSGAGGPPPSSSGPGSLNSVAGRVGSERPGEDRVSSNKKRSPPSPQPPEKIARLSHTPQTASLQPELLARSGFQPYRSDERLMHPAGAFPLEAYSHFAGLPGIPPAFLNPAGLPYTEQLYLEHRYQLFRAAGAHPSHPHAAALYPQMASPYSHLYSMMPGAALGISPAMHDRIKLEEEHRARLAREEEREREIQREKERELREQREKEQREKEQREKEQREREQREKEQREKEARERKLRDEERERERERQQLLTASHHYSNQLYSPLNRNLLGSMIPHLNMSLRGPPGALHGLPGMSHYHAAAANAQRQSPHGAMGLNLGMAGLPGVPPLGGHGPNLQHHLQQAAMGLAHPGAAGLTHPGFSAAALGLGAHPHSLNLSHPHMSPHHPASLAHQLPPHTSSAGGGGLSNSIPVTASSSLSASSPHTSLNLTSSVKLSADQVPTSTPSGGVGGSGMPPTTSSSHIPNMGHYYHHGHLAAMHAAAAAASGMTPTAAHQQQPLSLPSSPKITPPITPSSSANGGRAGGSPHAMRHHIAAAVAAAAQQSAMIDKAATPVTHEPTTLDLTGSNSNSSNQAPSNASSGHPTNHEVNGAESNGASQTENKEHLAIKEDGHKSSPPPVPLEKKPATPNAAADKPIHPDSSPENSSRRSASPQSDANNSLPAVSVTAAASGKCKEETPKILDSDTTATSNTDIDEEKQRARLSVSPTPTPPKIMVASPDTVSTSGGVTSTTSGTTPPPVVSSSTSSASKAPVLTSDEVSTSAAKSAAEPTR, from the exons ATGATGGAATGGCTACCAAGAGGATTACCCAGCATCCATGCTCCGATACCGATTTGTG TGCCGCCAAAGGCTGGACAGAAGCGGCCAGCCACCAGCCCAGCACCGCACATTCCCGTGCCGCACCACCTGCAAACTCCTCCTGGCGGCGGCGCCGGCGGCTTGCCGGGATCTTCGGTGGCCAACAGCCCGATTCCATCGTCCGCCAGCGGCAACGCCCTGTTGAACCACGCACTGCCCAGCAATCACATCGGCACCCCGtcgccacagcagcagcatcagcaccaacaacatcaacagcaacagcagcaacaccaagcTCAACAACAGGCACAACAGCAGGCGGTGGCGGCtgcagtgcagcagcaactggcAGCCGGAGTGGGCTTGCCTCCAGGAGCTATTGGTGCCGCTTCGGCCAGTAGTCGAGGCTCCTTTGCCGCCGCCCTGCGAACGCTGGCCAAGCAAGCGGACATCAAGGAGGAGGATGTCGGTGGAGACAGGAGTGTGCCAACATCGGGAGCCGGAGGACCACCGCCGTCTTCAAGTGGCCCAGGATCGCTGAATTCGGTGGCAGGCCGCGTGGGATCTGAGCGACCTGGCGAGGATCGAGTGTCCAGTAACAAAAAGCGATCACCTCCGTCGCCACAGCCGCCGGAGAAGATCGCCCGTCTGAGTCACACACCACAAACAGCATCGCTGCAACCAGAACTCTTAGCCAGGAGTGGTTTCCAGCCGTACAGATCGGACGAGCGATTGATGCATCCGGCAGGTGCCTTTCCGCTGGAGGCGTACTCCCACTTCGCCGGATTGCCAGGTATTCCGCCAG CTTTTCTGAATCCCGCTGGACTACCGTATACGGAGCAGCTCTACTTGGAGCATAGATACCAACTGTTTCGTGCCGCCGGCGCACATCCCTCTCATCCGCATGCGGCTGCCCTGTATCCCCAAATGGCCTCGCCGTACTCCCACCTCTACTCTATGATGCCGGGAGCAGCGTTGGGTATCTCGCCAGCGATGCACGACCGGATAaagctggaggaggagcacCGGGCGCGATTGGCGAGGGAGGAGGAACGCGAACGAGAGATTCAACGCGAAAAAGAGCGTGAGTTGCGGGAGCAGCGTGAAAAGGAGCAGCGGGAAAAGGAGCAAAGGGAAAAGGAGCAGCGTGAGCGAGAGCAACGTGAAAAGGAACAGCGCGAGAAGGAGGCACGGGAACGAAAGCTGCGGGACGAGGAACGTGAGCGCGAACGGGAGCGACAGCAACTGTTGACTGCCTCGCACCATTACTCGAACCAGTTGTACTCCCCACTAAACCGAAATCTATTGGGTTCCATGATTCCACATCTGAATATGAGTTTACGAGGACCCCCAGGTGCACTTCATGGCCTTCCTGGAATGTCGCACTATCATGCAGCGGCGGCAAATGCCCAGCGGCAGAGTCCCCACGGAGCCATGGGTCTTAATCTTGGCATGGCTGGCCTCCCAGGCGTTCCCCCACTCGGTGGTCACGGGCCTAATCTGCAGCACCACCTGCAGCAGGCGGCCATGGGTTTGGCTCATCCGGGAGCCGCTGGCCTTACGCATCCTGGTTTCTCAGCCGCTGCCCTTGGACTCGGTGCGCATCCGCACAGTCTGAACCTCAGCCATCCGCATATGTCGCCCCACCATCCCGCCTCCCTGGCTCACCAATTGCCACCGCATACCTCTTCAGCCGGCGGAGGGGGGCTAAGCAACTCCATACCCGTCACAGCTAGCTCCAGTTTGTCTGCGTCCTCACCACACACCAGCCTAAACCTGACATCATCTGTAAAGCTAAGCGCGGATCAGGTACCCACATCGACGCCCAGCGGTGGTGTCGGCGGCAGTGGAATGCCTCCCACTACCTCTAGTTCCCACATTCCCAACATGGGCCACTATTACCACCACGGGCATTTGGCGGCCATGCATGCGGCTGCAGCGGCGGCAAGCGGAATGACTCCGACCGCTGCCCACCAACAGCAGCCCCTGTCCCTGCCCAGCTCACCCAAAATCACGCCACCGATCACTCCATCTTCCTCGGCCAACGGAGGCAGAGCGGGCGGCAGTCCACATGCCATGAGGCATCATATTGCGGCAGCGGTAGCTGCTGCAGCCCAACAATCGGCGATGATCGACAAGGCAGCCACGCCGGTGACCCATGAGCCCACCACCTTGGATTTGACCGGGTCAAATTCAAATTCGAGCAACCAGGCGCCATCTAACGCAAGCAGTGGCCATCCTACAAACCACGAAGTGAATGGAGCCGAATCCAATGGAGCATCGCAGACAGAAAACAAGGAGCACTTGGCAATCAAAGAAGATGGCCACAAAAGTTCTCCGCCGCCGGTGCCGCTTGAAAAGAAGCCAGCCACGCCGAATGCAGCTGCAGACAAACCCATCCATCCGGACAGCTCCCCGGAAAACTCTTCCCGGCGCAGTGCCAGTCCCCAATCGGACGCGAACAACTCGTTGCCTGCGGTCAGTGTTACCGCAGCAGCATCAGGTAAATGCAAAGAGGAGACCCCAAAGATTCTAGACTCGGACACGACTGCCACAAGCAATACAGACATAGATGAGGAGAAACAGCGGGCCAGGCTATCGGTATCGCCGACTCCGACTCCTCCAAAGATCATGGTCGCCTCACCAGACACAGTGTCTACCTCGGGCGGGGTGACCTCCACAACCAGTGGCACCACCCCGCCGCCGGtggtcagcagcagcaccagcagtgCCAGCAAAGCGCCGGTCCTGACCAGCGACGAGGTGTCCACCAGTGCCGCCAAGTCCGCTGCAGAGCCCACCAGATGA